A window from Symbiopectobacterium purcellii encodes these proteins:
- a CDS encoding PfkB family carbohydrate kinase: protein MHEGKTLRQVLVIGGACGDMLLGVPRMPLSGEDVEAKDNGLQIGGCAFNVARALTRLGAPVLNGMPVGNGTWGNAVESAMKALHLPVLMRHPDMDNGWCLALAEPGGERTFISITGCEAHITAAMLQRLQPAADTLIYVNGYELFGTGGAALRAWVLAQPQQKLIDFGPRLPGIPPGFITALFGSRTLLTLNRDEARHLLGEGDIIALAQQYAARSGLTLICRLDKEGAWICPPDAAPQSVAPYPVTVVDSIGAGDAHCSGLLAGLAAGWPLTQAVDLANRVAACMVAVQGSSQPPGWNTLDEYFPDAAPLPAFPTR from the coding sequence ATGCATGAAGGAAAAACGCTTCGACAGGTGCTGGTGATCGGCGGTGCTTGTGGCGATATGCTGCTGGGCGTTCCACGCATGCCGCTCAGCGGCGAAGACGTGGAAGCCAAAGACAACGGGCTGCAAATCGGCGGCTGTGCCTTTAACGTCGCGCGTGCGCTCACCCGTCTTGGTGCTCCAGTGCTCAACGGCATGCCGGTGGGCAACGGTACCTGGGGCAACGCGGTAGAAAGCGCCATGAAAGCGCTGCATCTGCCTGTGCTGATGCGCCACCCCGATATGGACAACGGCTGGTGTCTGGCGCTGGCGGAACCGGGCGGCGAGCGCACGTTTATCAGCATCACAGGCTGTGAGGCCCATATCACCGCAGCGATGTTGCAACGTCTGCAACCCGCTGCGGATACGCTGATTTATGTGAATGGCTACGAGTTGTTTGGTACGGGCGGTGCCGCACTGCGCGCCTGGGTACTGGCGCAGCCTCAGCAAAAACTGATCGATTTCGGCCCTCGTCTACCGGGCATTCCGCCCGGCTTTATCACGGCGCTGTTTGGCAGTCGCACGCTATTGACGCTAAACCGAGACGAGGCGCGCCACCTGCTGGGCGAAGGCGATATTATCGCACTGGCGCAGCAGTACGCCGCACGCAGTGGGCTTACGCTGATTTGTCGACTGGACAAGGAAGGGGCATGGATTTGCCCACCGGACGCCGCACCGCAATCCGTAGCGCCGTATCCGGTCACGGTGGTAGACAGCATTGGCGCAGGTGATGCGCACTGTAGCGGGTTGCTGGCTGGCCTAGCTGCGGGCTGGCCGCTGACGCAGGCGGTCGATTTGGCCAATCGCGTTGCCGCTTGTATGGTCGCCGTTCAAGGATCGTCACAGCCTCCCGGCTGGAATACGCTAGACGAGTATTTCCCCGACGCCGCGCCGCTGCCCGCTTTTCCCACGCGCTAA
- a CDS encoding purine-cytosine permease family protein, with the protein MGETQQNKTWQVENTGIDIVPAAERTGKPLELFWIWCAANIGILGIVYGAIIVSFGLSFIQSLLVAIVGVASFALVGYTSFAGQTGRTATLTLSRAVFGLKGNIAPTAFGWFTLMGWEAVNLTTGTLTLVALFEAIGFTSSTTLTAICLILFGGLTIVVSILGQNTLILMQSWITKIFGTMTLIVVAYILFSTPWDVVLALPSGNWLTGFLPAVSVIAAGTGVGWAIAGADYSRYQSPTTTRSSVFFAVVGGSALPLVLLMLAGILLSAQLPELTSSANPIALIGTVLPTWMSVPYLLTATAGIVTIAVLSLYSASLNLLAIGVKLRQSVAVSLDAVLVVGVAVYVLFVSQDFLSPFIAFLIFCGLFLGPWAAVFILDYIYLRQRDGYDNDALFAVNGKNNGVRWVPLLCWLLGAFAGLMVTKTGFIDGPWATGIFENSSLGLFLSFGVSGVTYGLYVMLLPKENH; encoded by the coding sequence ATGGGTGAAACACAGCAGAATAAGACCTGGCAAGTTGAAAATACGGGAATTGATATTGTTCCCGCTGCGGAACGCACAGGAAAACCCTTAGAACTGTTCTGGATTTGGTGCGCTGCGAATATTGGTATTCTCGGCATCGTTTATGGTGCCATCATCGTCTCATTCGGATTATCGTTTATTCAGTCGCTGCTCGTCGCCATTGTAGGCGTTGCCAGCTTCGCACTGGTGGGATACACCTCGTTTGCCGGGCAGACGGGCCGCACGGCCACGTTGACCCTGTCACGTGCGGTGTTTGGCCTGAAAGGCAATATCGCGCCTACTGCTTTTGGCTGGTTTACCCTGATGGGTTGGGAAGCCGTTAACCTCACCACTGGCACACTGACGCTGGTGGCCTTGTTTGAAGCCATTGGTTTTACCAGCAGCACTACGCTGACCGCTATCTGCCTGATTCTGTTCGGCGGCCTGACCATTGTGGTAAGTATTCTTGGGCAAAATACCCTGATCCTGATGCAAAGCTGGATCACCAAAATCTTCGGCACCATGACGCTTATCGTCGTGGCCTATATCTTGTTCAGTACCCCGTGGGATGTGGTACTGGCACTGCCGTCTGGCAACTGGCTGACTGGTTTTCTCCCGGCCGTGTCCGTGATTGCGGCTGGCACCGGGGTCGGTTGGGCCATCGCCGGCGCGGACTACAGCCGCTATCAAAGCCCTACCACCACGCGCAGCAGCGTCTTTTTTGCCGTGGTCGGTGGCTCCGCGTTGCCGCTCGTCCTGCTGATGCTGGCAGGCATTTTACTTTCAGCCCAATTACCAGAGTTAACCAGTTCAGCTAACCCCATCGCCCTGATCGGCACCGTATTGCCAACGTGGATGTCAGTGCCCTATCTGCTAACGGCCACCGCGGGTATCGTCACTATTGCGGTACTTAGCCTCTATTCCGCCAGCCTCAACCTGCTGGCTATCGGCGTAAAACTGCGCCAGTCGGTGGCCGTTTCTCTGGATGCCGTGCTGGTGGTGGGCGTTGCGGTCTACGTTCTGTTTGTATCGCAGGATTTCCTTTCGCCGTTTATCGCCTTTCTGATCTTCTGTGGCCTGTTTCTCGGCCCGTGGGCGGCGGTGTTTATTCTGGACTATATCTACCTGCGCCAACGCGACGGCTACGATAACGACGCGCTGTTTGCCGTCAACGGCAAGAATAACGGCGTGCGCTGGGTACCATTACTGTGCTGGCTGTTGGGTGCCTTTGCCGGGCTAATGGTGACCAAAACCGGCTTTATTGATGGCCCGTGGGCAACCGGTATTTTCGAAAACTCCAGCCTTGGGCTGTTCCTCTCCTTCGGCGTCAGCGGCGTGACGTATGGCCTCTATGTCATGCTACTGCCCAAGGAGAATCACTAA
- a CDS encoding GntR family transcriptional regulator: MQELFRWVRQTLEKPSTAPRYMQLAMVLEQGINQNKALAGQFFPAERVIAQQLDISRVTVSRALSLLEEKGLIVRQQGVGTRISQHLDYSLDDEEAGFTKLVLQAGGIAGNRWLERTTTLLPDEVASSVPALKGERVTKLRRVRLINGEPVSLETTWIPLALLPAPEILEHSLYQYWAERGILPAKKKVRIKAIACQAETARLLNIQPGMPLLFYRQHTYNAQNGLLEYCEIYCRSDIYEIQISD, from the coding sequence ATGCAGGAGCTATTTCGTTGGGTCAGGCAAACACTTGAGAAACCTTCTACAGCGCCGCGCTATATGCAATTGGCGATGGTTTTGGAGCAGGGTATCAACCAGAACAAAGCGCTGGCGGGGCAATTCTTTCCTGCTGAGCGCGTGATCGCGCAACAGTTGGATATTTCTCGCGTTACGGTCTCTCGTGCGTTGTCGTTGTTGGAAGAAAAAGGATTGATTGTGCGCCAGCAGGGTGTTGGGACGCGCATCAGTCAGCATCTAGACTATTCACTGGATGATGAAGAAGCCGGGTTCACCAAGCTGGTGTTGCAAGCCGGAGGTATTGCCGGTAATCGTTGGCTGGAGCGCACGACCACGCTGTTGCCGGATGAGGTCGCCAGCAGCGTTCCTGCCTTGAAAGGTGAGCGCGTGACCAAACTGCGGCGTGTACGATTGATCAACGGTGAACCCGTGTCGCTGGAAACCACATGGATCCCGTTGGCGTTGTTACCTGCCCCGGAGATTCTGGAGCACTCGCTCTATCAATACTGGGCGGAGCGCGGGATCCTTCCGGCAAAAAAGAAGGTGCGCATCAAGGCGATTGCCTGTCAGGCGGAAACAGCGCGTTTGTTAAATATTCAGCCAGGCATGCCGCTGCTGTTTTATCGCCAGCATACCTATAACGCGCAAAATGGCTTGCTCGAATATTGTGAAATTTACTGCCGCAGTGATATCTACGAAATACAGATATCGGACTGA
- the dkgA gene encoding 2,5-didehydrogluconate reductase DkgA, with product MTTQPMIKLADGNIMPQLGLGVWQATHDQTVAAVSDALNIGYRAIDTAAIYKNEAGVGEALQASSLPRDQLFITTKLWNTDQSDPQKALEESLQKLRLDFVDLYLIHWPVPDQDTYVDAWRGLLRLQEQGLVKSIGVSNFHPHHLQRLKAETGVFPVINQVELHPLFQQRQLHAWNATHQIQTESWSPLAQGGEGVFDQPLIRQLALKYGKTPAQIVIRWHLDSGLVVIPKSVTSTRIRENFDVFDFRLDKDELGEIAKLDAGKRLGPDPDVPRTTFPTKD from the coding sequence ATGACAACGCAACCCATGATCAAACTGGCCGACGGCAACATTATGCCGCAGCTCGGCCTGGGCGTGTGGCAGGCGACACACGACCAAACCGTGGCCGCAGTGAGCGATGCGCTAAACATTGGCTACCGGGCTATTGATACCGCCGCGATTTACAAAAACGAAGCAGGCGTTGGAGAGGCGCTACAGGCCAGCTCGCTGCCCCGCGACCAGCTGTTTATCACCACCAAACTGTGGAATACCGATCAGTCCGATCCACAAAAAGCGCTGGAAGAGAGCCTGCAAAAGCTGCGGCTGGATTTTGTCGATCTCTATCTGATCCACTGGCCAGTGCCGGATCAGGATACTTACGTTGATGCCTGGCGCGGCCTGCTGCGTTTACAGGAGCAGGGGCTAGTGAAAAGCATTGGCGTGAGCAATTTTCATCCACACCATTTACAACGCCTGAAAGCAGAAACCGGCGTATTCCCGGTCATCAATCAGGTTGAGCTACACCCCCTGTTCCAGCAGCGCCAATTACACGCCTGGAATGCCACACACCAGATTCAAACCGAGTCATGGAGTCCGCTGGCACAAGGAGGAGAAGGGGTATTCGATCAGCCGCTGATTCGTCAGCTCGCGCTGAAATACGGCAAAACGCCTGCGCAAATCGTGATCCGCTGGCATCTGGATTCCGGTCTGGTGGTGATCCCCAAATCCGTTACCTCCACGCGCATCCGTGAAAATTTCGATGTGTTCGATTTCCGTCTCGACAAAGACGAACTGGGCGAGATCGCCAAGCTGGATGCGGGCAAACGGCTGGGACCCGATCCGGATGTGCCACGCACCACGTTTCCGACCAAAGACTAA
- a CDS encoding DedA family protein, with translation MSVVHDIIQALWQQDFSALADPNVIWVIYGILFTTLFLENGLLPASFLPGDSLLLLTGAMIAKGVMSFVPTMCLLTVAASLGCWLSYLQGRWLGDTRIVKGWLLQLPAHYHQRAYHMFHRHGLVALLIGRFLAFIRTLLPTMAGISGLNSLRFQLFNWLSGFLWVFGIVTLGYAISHVPLVKRYEDQVMTALIILPIVLLISGLVGMLVMLWHRRRSAA, from the coding sequence ATGAGTGTGGTTCACGACATCATTCAGGCGCTGTGGCAGCAAGATTTCAGTGCGTTGGCCGATCCCAATGTTATCTGGGTTATCTACGGTATTCTTTTCACGACATTGTTTCTGGAAAATGGCTTGCTGCCAGCCTCGTTTCTGCCGGGAGACAGCCTGCTGCTGCTCACCGGCGCCATGATCGCCAAAGGCGTGATGAGTTTCGTGCCCACCATGTGCCTGCTTACCGTCGCAGCCAGTCTCGGCTGCTGGCTCAGCTACTTGCAAGGTCGCTGGCTGGGCGATACGCGCATCGTGAAAGGGTGGCTGCTGCAACTGCCCGCACACTATCACCAACGTGCCTACCATATGTTCCACCGTCATGGACTGGTGGCATTGTTGATTGGTCGTTTTTTGGCCTTTATCCGCACTCTGTTGCCGACCATGGCGGGCATTTCTGGCCTCAACAGCCTGCGTTTTCAGCTGTTTAACTGGCTAAGCGGCTTCCTGTGGGTGTTTGGTATTGTCACACTGGGCTATGCCATTAGCCATGTACCGCTGGTCAAACGCTATGAAGACCAGGTGATGACCGCTCTGATCATTCTCCCTATTGTTCTACTGATCAGTGGATTAGTTGGCATGCTGGTGATGTTGTGGCACAGAAGGCGTTCCGCCGCCTGA
- the metC gene encoding cystathionine beta-lyase, with protein MSSKKTATALVSAGRSKRYTQGSVNSVIQRASSLIFETVADKKQATLNRAKSGLFYGRRGTLTHFSFQDAMTELEGGAGCALYPCGAAAIANAILSFVSGGDHVLVTGSVYEPTQAFCDNVLSKFNVTTRYFDPLIGAGIADLIQENTKVVFLESPGSITMEVHDVPAIVSAVRRVNPDIVIIMDNTWAAGILFKALEFGIDISVQSGTKYIVGHSDAMLGTAVANARCWDQLREHSYLMGQMVDADTAYVASRGLRTLGVRLKQHQESSLRIAHWLAARPEVAVVNHPALPSCKGHAFYVRDFTGCNGLFSFVLKQKLSKEQLSDYLDNFAHFSMAYSWGGFESLILANQPEDLASIRPAGGVDFTGTLIRLHIGLEDCDDLIDDLTAGFNRIHKV; from the coding sequence ATGAGCAGCAAGAAAACAGCAACGGCGCTAGTTTCAGCAGGACGCAGCAAAAGATACACACAGGGATCGGTCAACAGCGTTATCCAACGCGCTTCATCGCTGATTTTTGAGACGGTTGCCGACAAGAAACAGGCCACCCTCAACCGGGCCAAAAGTGGCCTGTTTTACGGACGTCGCGGCACCCTGACACACTTCTCCTTTCAGGATGCGATGACGGAGCTGGAAGGCGGCGCGGGCTGTGCACTGTATCCCTGCGGCGCGGCAGCGATAGCCAATGCGATCCTCTCATTTGTTTCAGGCGGCGATCATGTACTGGTGACCGGTTCCGTCTACGAACCGACTCAAGCGTTCTGCGATAATGTGCTGAGTAAATTCAACGTTACCACCCGCTACTTTGATCCGCTGATCGGTGCCGGTATTGCTGACCTGATTCAGGAAAACACCAAAGTGGTGTTCCTCGAATCGCCAGGTTCAATCACCATGGAAGTGCACGATGTGCCAGCCATCGTCAGCGCAGTGCGTCGCGTTAACCCCGACATCGTTATCATCATGGATAATACCTGGGCGGCGGGCATTCTGTTTAAAGCACTCGAGTTTGGAATTGATATCTCCGTGCAATCCGGCACCAAATATATCGTTGGTCACTCAGATGCCATGCTGGGTACCGCCGTTGCCAACGCACGCTGCTGGGATCAGTTGCGTGAGCACTCCTATCTGATGGGACAAATGGTCGATGCCGATACTGCTTACGTCGCCAGTCGCGGCCTGCGCACCCTCGGGGTTCGCCTCAAGCAGCATCAGGAGAGCAGCCTGCGCATCGCCCACTGGCTCGCTGCACGGCCAGAAGTGGCGGTGGTCAACCATCCGGCACTGCCGAGCTGTAAAGGGCATGCGTTTTATGTGCGTGATTTCACCGGATGTAACGGATTGTTCTCGTTTGTGTTAAAGCAGAAGCTAAGCAAGGAGCAGCTGTCCGACTATCTGGATAATTTTGCGCATTTCAGCATGGCCTATTCCTGGGGTGGTTTCGAATCCTTGATCCTGGCTAATCAGCCGGAGGATCTGGCGTCGATTCGTCCCGCGGGTGGCGTCGACTTCACCGGCACACTTATTCGGTTACATATCGGGCTTGAAGACTGCGATGATCTGATCGATGATTTGACAGCCGGATTCAACAGAATTCACAAAGTGTGA
- a CDS encoding TRAP transporter large permease: MDAFILVAALAVLLAVGVPVAYAVGLSAIVGAFWIDLPLEAVMIQITNGVNKFSLLAIPFFILAGAIMAEGGIARRLVNFAYIFVGFIRGGLSLVNIVASTFFGAISGSSVADTASIGSVMIPEMEKKGYPRDFAAAVTASGSVQAILTPPSHNSVIYSLATGGTVSIASLFIAGIMPGLLLSFTIMVMCVGFAHKRGYPKGERVPFKQALKIFVDTLWGLMTVVIIMGGILSGIFTATESAAIACVWSFFVTMFIYKDYTWAELPKLMYRTVKTVTIVMILIGFAAAFGAIMTYMQLPSRITDFFTSISDNKYVILMWINIMLLLVGTLMDMAPLILILTPVLLPVAISLGVDPVHFGMIMLVNLGIGLITPPVSSVLFVASAVSKQKIEQVVKAMVPFYCGLFFVLMLVTYIPAISLWLPKFFGVHTG, translated from the coding sequence ATGGATGCATTTATTTTAGTTGCCGCGCTGGCGGTACTGCTCGCCGTTGGCGTCCCCGTCGCCTATGCCGTCGGGCTGAGCGCCATTGTCGGCGCATTCTGGATTGACCTGCCGCTTGAAGCGGTGATGATCCAGATAACCAATGGGGTGAACAAATTCTCCCTGTTAGCCATTCCGTTCTTTATTCTGGCCGGGGCCATCATGGCGGAAGGCGGTATCGCCCGTCGATTGGTGAACTTCGCCTATATTTTTGTTGGCTTTATTCGAGGCGGCCTGTCGCTGGTGAACATTGTCGCTTCCACCTTCTTTGGTGCCATTTCTGGCTCATCGGTTGCAGACACCGCCTCCATCGGCTCAGTAATGATTCCTGAAATGGAGAAAAAAGGGTATCCGCGTGATTTTGCCGCCGCCGTGACCGCCAGCGGTTCGGTACAGGCTATCCTCACGCCGCCTAGCCATAACTCGGTCATCTACTCGCTGGCCACCGGCGGCACCGTATCCATCGCCTCGTTGTTTATCGCGGGTATCATGCCTGGGCTGCTGCTAAGCTTTACCATTATGGTGATGTGCGTCGGGTTTGCCCATAAACGCGGCTATCCCAAAGGTGAGCGGGTGCCTTTCAAGCAGGCGCTGAAAATCTTTGTTGATACGCTGTGGGGGCTGATGACCGTGGTCATCATCATGGGGGGGATCCTCTCAGGGATCTTTACCGCCACCGAATCCGCGGCGATTGCCTGCGTATGGTCATTCTTTGTCACCATGTTTATCTACAAAGATTATACTTGGGCAGAGCTGCCGAAGCTGATGTACCGCACCGTGAAAACCGTCACTATCGTGATGATCCTGATCGGTTTTGCTGCGGCCTTCGGCGCCATCATGACCTACATGCAGTTACCGAGTCGCATTACCGACTTCTTCACCTCTATCTCGGATAACAAATACGTCATTCTGATGTGGATCAACATCATGCTGCTGCTGGTCGGCACGCTGATGGATATGGCCCCGCTGATCCTGATCCTGACACCGGTACTGTTACCTGTCGCCATTTCACTCGGTGTCGATCCGGTGCATTTCGGCATGATCATGCTGGTTAACTTAGGGATTGGTTTGATCACACCGCCGGTGAGTTCCGTGCTGTTTGTTGCCAGCGCTGTGAGTAAACAGAAGATAGAGCAGGTGGTGAAGGCGATGGTGCCGTTTTACTGCGGCCTGTTCTTCGTCTTGATGCTGGTCACCTACATACCGGCCATTTCCCTGTGGCTGCCCAAATTTTTCGGCGTCCATACCGGGTAA
- a CDS encoding TRAP transporter small permease — MGRIYISAMDILYLIAMWVSGLTLLVMTLIIPVGIFARYVLNSALSWPEPVAIICMVTFTFVGAAVSYRACSHIAVSMVTDRLPESGKRLCSFLTNMLMLLISGFILYYSTQLCIELWEQPVAEFPVLTAGETYLPLPIGSLITLLFIVERICFGPQDKRPVVMLGSA; from the coding sequence AGCAATGGATATTCTCTATCTTATTGCCATGTGGGTTTCCGGGCTAACGTTATTGGTCATGACGCTGATCATTCCCGTTGGCATTTTCGCACGCTATGTCTTGAACTCCGCGCTCTCCTGGCCGGAGCCGGTTGCCATTATCTGTATGGTGACCTTTACCTTTGTCGGTGCCGCCGTCAGTTACCGCGCCTGTTCGCATATTGCCGTGAGCATGGTGACCGATCGTCTGCCTGAAAGCGGCAAGCGCCTATGCAGCTTTCTGACCAATATGCTGATGCTACTGATCAGCGGGTTTATCCTCTATTACAGCACGCAACTTTGCATCGAACTGTGGGAACAGCCCGTGGCTGAATTTCCGGTACTGACAGCCGGCGAGACCTATCTGCCGCTGCCGATCGGCTCTTTAATCACGCTGCTGTTTATTGTCGAAAGAATATGCTTTGGTCCGCAGGATAAACGTCCTGTCGTGATGCTGGGCAGCGCTTAA